One window from the genome of Acinetobacter sp. ANC 7912 encodes:
- a CDS encoding TRAP transporter large permease subunit, translating to MQNDAQDRSGLGLLRYIWTEWISTFVVLVLLLLTLIIGTGEMIHGQLLRMGERIYGDPATGMQYSFLRAEPKAPQCERNVDVDARVQQQMKADAADEFADIFGVRSEADVRAAIMQAQQVCEESHAFYDRAVKHIEDHPSIRAYRTFETSFFGLFKFGVENRALLLVIMVVFAAISATLKTHHIGLRSPATKIDFRVYTLAMLIGNAFLAFSSYSQYQSVLNSGVAMGDMKYIYWLWMILFGGLTLISLFQVIKLPKPTREGGNIGMAFLSVPLYAYMAITTGVNFTFFMDYPMGQGIYLGQLVEFSSIFLNLALFIWAGMLLKQTRVVDMFLNILRPWNLAPETLTWLILLAAALPTAYTGASGIFVIAAGAIIYKEVWNAGGRRQFALAATAMSGSLGVVLRPCLLIVVVASLNKEVTTDMLYHYGVYVFLLSSTLFLVISLFFAESKFRIAPAGVAAPQSGRAFLAVIPYVVIFVLIWMFYKYALATNLNEFTAPVMMPVILLMIVLYDKLRHQPAPIPPVGHWDESLNVNLNGIGGATAQSEPALGSSLRHVGFWKSMHISTSETVGHIGALVILMALSVSVGGLLERMEIMEAFPTDINSTILVITMIVGLMVFVGMIMDPFGAVILISATVAPVAYQYGIHPVHFWMITLIGFELGYVTPPVALNHLLARQSIGDAEVAEADAEARNQSFYYRYERWILPMIVLLPAMLIIAYVPYVFKLFGWYQ from the coding sequence ATGCAAAACGATGCTCAAGATAGATCAGGATTAGGTCTGTTGCGCTATATCTGGACAGAGTGGATCTCGACATTTGTCGTGCTGGTCCTGCTGTTGCTCACCCTGATTATTGGTACTGGTGAAATGATCCATGGGCAGTTGCTGCGCATGGGTGAACGCATTTATGGTGATCCTGCAACAGGGATGCAATATTCATTCTTGCGTGCTGAACCGAAAGCGCCACAATGTGAGCGCAATGTCGATGTGGACGCGCGTGTCCAGCAGCAGATGAAAGCGGATGCAGCTGATGAATTTGCCGATATTTTCGGGGTGCGTTCTGAAGCCGATGTCCGTGCGGCGATTATGCAGGCACAGCAGGTTTGTGAAGAATCGCATGCCTTTTATGATCGTGCAGTCAAACATATTGAAGACCATCCAAGTATCCGTGCTTACCGTACCTTTGAGACCAGTTTCTTTGGCCTGTTCAAGTTTGGGGTGGAGAATCGTGCGCTGCTACTGGTGATCATGGTGGTGTTTGCCGCGATTAGTGCAACCCTGAAAACTCACCATATCGGCCTGCGCAGTCCAGCGACCAAGATCGATTTCCGGGTCTATACACTGGCAATGCTGATTGGTAATGCTTTCCTGGCCTTCTCATCCTATAGCCAGTATCAGTCTGTACTGAACTCTGGTGTGGCCATGGGGGATATGAAATATATCTACTGGCTATGGATGATCCTATTTGGCGGTTTGACCCTGATCAGCCTGTTCCAGGTGATCAAATTGCCGAAGCCAACCCGTGAGGGCGGCAACATTGGTATGGCCTTCCTGAGCGTACCGCTGTATGCCTATATGGCCATTACGACCGGGGTGAACTTTACCTTCTTCATGGATTATCCAATGGGGCAAGGGATTTACCTCGGTCAGCTGGTGGAATTCTCCAGCATCTTCCTGAATCTGGCGCTGTTTATTTGGGCCGGTATGCTGCTGAAACAGACCCGTGTCGTGGATATGTTCCTAAATATCCTGCGTCCATGGAATCTGGCACCTGAAACCCTGACCTGGCTGATCCTGTTAGCGGCTGCTTTGCCAACTGCTTATACCGGTGCATCCGGGATCTTTGTGATTGCTGCTGGTGCGATTATATATAAGGAAGTCTGGAATGCGGGTGGTCGCCGTCAGTTTGCCCTGGCTGCAACGGCAATGTCGGGTTCGCTCGGTGTGGTGCTGCGTCCATGTCTGCTGATCGTGGTTGTGGCTTCGCTGAACAAGGAAGTGACTACTGACATGCTGTATCACTATGGTGTGTATGTATTTCTGCTCAGTTCAACCCTGTTCCTGGTAATTTCGCTGTTCTTTGCTGAAAGCAAGTTCCGTATTGCACCAGCAGGCGTGGCAGCACCACAGTCTGGTCGTGCGTTCCTGGCAGTAATTCCATACGTGGTGATCTTTGTTCTGATCTGGATGTTCTATAAATACGCGCTGGCAACCAATCTGAACGAGTTCACGGCACCGGTGATGATGCCTGTGATCCTGCTGATGATTGTGCTCTATGACAAACTGCGTCATCAGCCTGCACCAATCCCGCCAGTGGGTCATTGGGATGAAAGTCTGAACGTGAACCTGAATGGCATTGGTGGTGCGACTGCACAGTCTGAACCAGCATTGGGTTCATCCCTACGTCACGTTGGTTTCTGGAAATCCATGCATATTTCAACCAGTGAAACGGTTGGCCATATCGGTGCGCTGGTGATCCTGATGGCGCTTTCTGTGAGTGTTGGCGGCTTGCTGGAGCGTATGGAAATCATGGAAGCCTTCCCGACAGATATCAACAGTACAATTCTGGTGATTACCATGATTGTGGGCTTGATGGTCTTTGTGGGAATGATTATGGATCCATTCGGCGCCGTAATCCTGATCTCGGCAACCGTGGCACCCGTCGCGTATCAGTATGGCATTCATCCGGTACACTTCTGGATGATTACCCTGATCGGCTTCGAACTGGGTTATGTAACACCACCAGTCGCGCTGAACCATCTGCTGGCAAGGCAATCGATTGGGGATGCCGAAGTGGCGGAAGCGGATGCAGAAGCGCGAAATCAATCTTTCTACTACCGTTATGAACGCTGGATTCTGCCAATGATCGTCTTGCTACCAGCGATGTTGATCATTGCCTATGTACCATATGTGTTCAAGCTATTTGGCTGGTATCAGTAA
- a CDS encoding M3 family metallopeptidase, producing the protein MTLEKATLPVPQFDKITLAELKEKIESCIAEGQKFLNELTETPQSAEEQLAILEHVDTLENNMSESWGILSHLNAVMNNAETREVYQSLLPGLSDYYTQLGQHTALYQTYQHVHDAQVFAELPAAQQSAIKLALRDFKLSGVALEGEAKKRFAEISARLSQLSSDFSNHVLDATQAYFRPLNEDELEGLSASNIELLKQYGQQRELDQPVATLEFPSYLAIMTHSANRSLREEIYKAYTTRASDQSDKSEFDNTPIMEEILSLREEMATLLGFNNYAEYSLASKMAPSVEAVDEFLRDLAEHAREPAQKEISELKAIAAEDGITELQPWDSSYYSEKLKMRQFNLSQEALKPYFPTPKVIQGLFSIVNRLYGIQVVEREAPLWHPDAHYFELEDQGEVIGGFYFDLYARQGKRGGAWMSGFRSRMRGKDGLQKPICYMVGNFTPPVGDKPALLSHDEVTTLFHEFGHGLHHMLTEVDNIAVAGTHGVAWDAVELPSQFMEFWAWDQESLNLLSEHIETKEVLPADLLKALLDARFFQSGMQTLRQLEFALFDLTIHRANPALNAEQIQATLNDIRDKYAVLPTTPYNRFQHSFSHIFAGGYAAGYYSYKWAEVLASDAFDRFETEGIFNTETGKAFRKNILAVGGKDKALDAFVNFRGREPKIDALLRHQGWTNTVKNA; encoded by the coding sequence ATGACATTAGAAAAGGCAACTTTGCCTGTTCCACAATTTGACAAAATCACCCTAGCAGAACTGAAAGAAAAAATTGAAAGCTGTATTGCTGAAGGGCAGAAATTTCTCAACGAACTGACCGAAACCCCACAATCTGCTGAAGAACAGCTCGCCATTCTGGAACATGTCGATACGCTGGAAAATAACATGAGTGAGTCATGGGGCATCCTGTCACATCTCAATGCCGTCATGAATAATGCCGAGACCCGTGAAGTCTATCAGAGCCTATTACCCGGTCTCAGCGACTATTACACCCAACTCGGTCAACATACGGCGCTGTACCAGACCTATCAGCATGTTCATGATGCTCAGGTCTTTGCCGAACTGCCTGCAGCACAACAAAGTGCGATCAAACTGGCACTACGTGACTTTAAACTGTCCGGTGTAGCACTAGAAGGTGAAGCGAAAAAACGTTTTGCGGAAATCTCTGCCCGCCTGTCACAACTATCATCAGATTTCTCGAATCATGTGCTGGATGCGACTCAAGCTTATTTCAGACCACTGAACGAAGATGAACTAGAAGGCCTGTCTGCCAGCAATATCGAATTACTGAAACAATATGGCCAACAGCGTGAGCTGGATCAGCCAGTCGCCACCTTGGAGTTTCCTTCTTATTTGGCAATCATGACGCATTCTGCTAACCGCAGCCTGCGTGAAGAAATCTACAAGGCCTATACCACCCGCGCTTCGGATCAGTCAGACAAGTCGGAGTTTGACAATACCCCGATCATGGAAGAAATCCTGAGCCTGCGTGAGGAAATGGCTACCCTGCTCGGCTTTAACAACTATGCCGAATATTCACTGGCCAGCAAAATGGCGCCAAGCGTAGAAGCGGTGGATGAATTCCTGCGTGATCTGGCTGAACATGCGCGTGAGCCAGCGCAAAAAGAAATTTCCGAACTGAAAGCCATTGCCGCTGAAGATGGCATTACTGAACTACAGCCTTGGGACAGCAGTTACTATTCTGAAAAGCTGAAAATGCGCCAGTTCAACCTGTCTCAGGAAGCGCTAAAACCGTATTTCCCGACACCAAAAGTGATTCAGGGTCTGTTTAGTATCGTCAATCGCCTGTATGGCATTCAGGTGGTGGAACGCGAAGCACCGTTATGGCATCCGGATGCACATTATTTTGAACTGGAAGACCAGGGCGAAGTCATTGGTGGCTTCTACTTTGACCTATATGCGCGTCAAGGTAAACGTGGCGGTGCCTGGATGAGTGGTTTCCGTTCACGTATGCGTGGCAAAGATGGCCTACAAAAACCGATTTGCTATATGGTCGGTAACTTTACGCCGCCTGTGGGTGACAAACCTGCTCTACTGAGCCATGATGAAGTCACTACACTATTTCACGAATTTGGTCATGGCCTGCATCATATGCTCACTGAAGTGGACAATATCGCGGTTGCCGGTACCCACGGCGTGGCTTGGGATGCCGTTGAACTGCCAAGCCAGTTTATGGAATTTTGGGCATGGGATCAGGAAAGTCTGAATCTGCTAAGTGAACATATTGAAACCAAAGAAGTCCTTCCAGCAGACTTGCTAAAAGCTTTACTGGATGCCCGTTTCTTCCAGTCTGGCATGCAAACCCTACGTCAGCTCGAGTTTGCCCTGTTTGACCTGACCATTCACCGTGCCAACCCCGCACTGAATGCCGAGCAGATTCAGGCCACGCTGAATGATATCCGCGACAAATATGCGGTCTTACCGACTACACCATATAACCGCTTCCAGCACAGCTTTAGCCATATCTTTGCAGGTGGTTATGCAGCCGGTTATTACTCGTATAAGTGGGCAGAAGTTTTGGCTAGCGATGCCTTTGACCGTTTTGAAACCGAGGGCATTTTCAATACTGAAACTGGCAAAGCCTTCCGTAAAAACATTTTAGCCGTTGGTGGTAAAGACAAGGCACTGGATGCATTTGTAAACTTCCGTGGTCGTGAACCGAAAATTGATGCCCTGCTGCGTCATCAAGGTTGGACGAATACGGTAAAAAATGCTTAA
- a CDS encoding IS30-like element IS18 family transposase encodes MKKYTQLSQDERYEIYATLKSKSSIANLARELGRSRSTIYRELKRNTGQRGYRAQQAAKFASQRRYRPSSSMTAFAFAYIDYLIGLDWSPEQISGALTQRGWLDVPSHEWIYQYIYQDKSKGGKLHLHLRHQKKYRKRGYKNTDRRGQIIDKTSIHCRDQVIDQRQRLGDFEGDTVIGKHHKGALLTLVDRKSLYVHIVHLGSTRASSQTITCALDRLRMSHAYSVTFDNGKEFSEHKRITDAGIETYFADPYKSIQRARNENTNGLIRQYLPKSSSFDDVSNEQIEQIEFALNHRPRKTLGWYTPSEVMAGFYTVALAA; translated from the coding sequence ATGAAGAAATACACCCAACTTTCTCAAGATGAAAGATACGAAATTTATGCTACTTTGAAAAGTAAAAGCTCAATCGCTAACCTTGCTCGGGAGTTAGGGCGTTCACGATCAACCATCTACCGTGAATTAAAAAGAAATACTGGGCAACGTGGATATAGGGCTCAACAGGCAGCGAAATTTGCAAGTCAAAGACGGTACCGTCCTTCCTCATCAATGACAGCATTTGCCTTCGCCTATATTGATTATTTAATTGGCTTGGACTGGTCACCAGAACAAATTTCAGGTGCTTTAACACAACGCGGTTGGCTGGATGTACCTTCACATGAGTGGATTTACCAGTACATTTATCAAGATAAATCAAAAGGCGGTAAACTCCATCTACACTTAAGGCATCAGAAGAAATATCGAAAACGAGGTTACAAAAACACGGATCGTAGGGGGCAAATCATTGATAAAACAAGTATTCACTGTCGAGACCAGGTCATTGATCAACGACAACGTTTAGGAGATTTCGAAGGTGACACGGTGATTGGTAAACATCATAAAGGTGCTTTATTAACCCTTGTTGATCGAAAGAGCCTGTATGTACATATTGTTCATTTAGGATCAACGAGAGCATCCTCTCAAACGATTACTTGTGCGTTAGATCGTTTACGAATGAGCCATGCTTATAGTGTGACATTTGATAATGGTAAAGAATTTTCCGAACACAAAAGAATTACTGATGCCGGGATAGAGACGTATTTTGCTGATCCTTACAAGTCTATTCAGCGAGCTAGAAATGAAAATACAAATGGTTTAATCCGTCAATATCTGCCAAAATCATCATCGTTTGATGACGTGTCAAACGAACAAATAGAGCAGATAGAATTTGCACTCAACCATCGTCCTAGAAAAACGCTAGGTTGGTATACACCGAGTGAAGTTATGGCTGGTTTTTATACTGTTGCACTTGCCGCTTGA
- a CDS encoding acyl-CoA dehydrogenase family protein translates to MQSAAIRPLPHLLPRTLFNEEHEAFRETVRKFYEKEVIPHIERFEQQQHVDRELWNKAGNLGLLCPTLPEQYGGSGVDRRYSMILIEEQAYAGDSATGFSLHSDIVANYILNFGNEEQKLKWLPKMVSGEIITAIAMTEPGTGSDLQAIRTSTVPDGDDYVINGSKIFITNGYLCDMAIVVCKTGDSDKGSANLSLIMVEADRPGFSKGKPLNKIGMKGQDTCELFFDNVRVPKENLLGIPGMGFIMLMKELAWERLIVAMICQAGAEAALAHTVKYTKERQAFGKPIAAFQNTRFKLAELRTEIAVCRAYLDQCMQQQLQQQLSVEAAAAAKYKISEMYSKVVDECLQLHGGYGYMLEYPIARAYLDHRANQIYAGTNEIMKELISRSL, encoded by the coding sequence ATGCAATCTGCTGCGATCCGTCCTCTGCCACACTTATTGCCTCGTACTTTATTTAATGAGGAACATGAGGCCTTCCGCGAAACGGTACGCAAGTTTTATGAGAAGGAAGTGATTCCGCATATCGAACGTTTTGAACAACAACAGCATGTTGATCGTGAGTTATGGAACAAGGCAGGAAACCTAGGGCTGCTCTGCCCAACCTTACCGGAGCAATATGGCGGTTCTGGGGTGGATCGTCGCTACAGCATGATTCTAATCGAGGAACAGGCCTATGCCGGGGACTCCGCAACGGGCTTTTCCCTGCATTCCGACATCGTCGCGAATTATATTTTAAATTTTGGCAATGAAGAGCAAAAACTGAAATGGTTGCCGAAAATGGTCAGTGGTGAAATCATCACAGCCATCGCCATGACCGAACCCGGTACTGGCTCAGATCTGCAGGCTATTCGTACCAGTACTGTACCCGATGGTGACGACTATGTCATCAATGGCTCAAAAATCTTTATCACCAATGGTTATCTTTGCGACATGGCCATCGTGGTGTGTAAAACTGGCGACAGTGATAAAGGATCTGCTAATCTTTCACTGATTATGGTCGAAGCAGATCGACCAGGATTCAGCAAAGGTAAGCCACTGAATAAAATTGGCATGAAAGGCCAGGATACCTGCGAACTGTTCTTTGATAATGTCCGTGTGCCGAAGGAAAACTTGCTTGGCATACCCGGCATGGGCTTTATAATGCTGATGAAAGAGCTTGCTTGGGAACGTCTGATTGTCGCGATGATCTGCCAGGCCGGTGCTGAAGCAGCCTTGGCCCATACAGTGAAATACACCAAGGAACGCCAGGCCTTTGGCAAACCGATTGCAGCCTTTCAGAATACCCGCTTTAAACTGGCGGAACTGCGTACAGAAATTGCCGTCTGCCGTGCCTATCTGGATCAATGTATGCAACAGCAATTACAGCAGCAACTCAGTGTCGAAGCCGCTGCAGCCGCCAAATACAAGATTTCAGAGATGTACAGCAAAGTCGTGGATGAATGCCTGCAACTGCATGGTGGTTATGGTTATATGCTGGAATACCCGATTGCCCGGGCTTATCTTGACCACCGAGCCAACCAGATTTATGCGGGCACCAATGAGATCATGAAAGAACTGATTTCACGTTCACTTTAA
- the rnr gene encoding ribonuclease R: protein MMKNWVDPEAKAEAERYENPIPSRTLILETIEKNNAQSHADLVEYFEIKDQKSIDALNHRLIAMVRDGQLMKDGFKFQIAAEQPEYEATVYINSKGLGTASIAGQDDLLLPERELRQVFNGDRVKVRQTSVDRKGKAWGFITEVVQHRVKQIIGKLCEYEGEYFVQPASPNSHQPITLEKELIDHAQVKVGDFIRVAIDIYPTKDEFSAGHIVQSMADKADTEIIIPQTILEYGLPYEFPEEVLQEAESFKEPDEKDREGRIDLRDLALVTIDGEDARDFDDAVYAEKRPGGGYRVVVAIADVSHYVRVGRPLDDEAQERGTSVYFPHFVLPMLPEALSNGLCSLNPHVDRLCMVCDLKLSRAGRVTGFEFYPSVMHSKARLTYDQVAKYFEGDSDAIIEDRAVRKSLNTLFQLYQVLKGLRADRHAMEFETVETYMTFDELGGIKEILPRTRNDAHKLIEECMLLANVAAAEYALENDIPMLYRVHQPPEFSRIQKVRDFVKQLGLTFPEQPTQKDYQEVIEATKDRIDAPSIHAVLLRSMMQAYYGAKNDGHYGLAYDAYTHFTSPIRRYPDLLLHRAIKAHLSKKPYPISGASLDDAGDHFSATERRADEASRSVTGWLKAHYMQQHIGDEFVGLISATAEFGLFVTLKDLYVDGMVHVSQLGDDFFVFDQTTQSLVGQSRGQIFGLGDEVKVKVAGVNLEERKIDFELIQQLTHAGRPVRARAPRVAEKKPAPRPEATEEVFGKHERESKGNGGADGEQPRRRKKDKGKPNSYSKKSAKKSSGKSEAKNADKIKKKAKAKKKKSNAKPKSE, encoded by the coding sequence ATGATGAAAAATTGGGTCGATCCTGAAGCAAAAGCTGAAGCTGAACGTTACGAAAACCCTATCCCAAGTCGCACGCTGATTTTAGAAACTATTGAAAAGAATAATGCCCAGTCGCATGCCGACCTGGTGGAATATTTTGAAATTAAAGATCAAAAAAGTATTGATGCCCTGAACCACCGCCTGATTGCCATGGTGCGTGATGGCCAGCTGATGAAAGATGGCTTTAAATTCCAGATCGCAGCTGAACAGCCAGAATACGAAGCGACGGTCTATATCAATTCCAAGGGTTTGGGGACGGCCAGTATTGCCGGACAGGATGACCTGTTACTGCCAGAGCGTGAACTGCGCCAGGTGTTTAATGGTGACCGCGTTAAAGTACGCCAGACTTCAGTTGACCGTAAAGGCAAAGCTTGGGGCTTTATTACCGAAGTCGTACAGCACCGCGTCAAACAGATTATTGGCAAGTTGTGTGAATATGAAGGTGAATACTTTGTGCAGCCAGCCAGCCCGAATTCACATCAGCCGATTACACTAGAAAAAGAACTGATTGACCATGCACAGGTGAAGGTTGGCGATTTTATCCGTGTTGCGATTGATATCTATCCGACCAAGGATGAATTTTCTGCCGGCCATATTGTGCAGTCCATGGCAGATAAAGCCGATACCGAAATCATCATTCCACAAACCATTCTGGAATATGGCCTGCCATATGAATTCCCGGAAGAAGTATTACAAGAAGCAGAAAGCTTTAAAGAACCGGATGAAAAAGACCGTGAAGGCCGCATTGATCTGCGTGACCTGGCTTTGGTCACCATTGATGGTGAAGATGCCCGCGACTTTGACGATGCCGTATATGCAGAAAAACGCCCAGGTGGTGGTTACCGTGTAGTAGTCGCAATCGCCGATGTCAGCCACTATGTCCGTGTAGGTCGTCCGCTAGATGATGAAGCACAGGAACGTGGTACTTCGGTGTATTTCCCGCACTTTGTTTTACCAATGCTGCCTGAAGCGCTATCCAATGGTCTGTGTTCATTGAATCCACATGTCGACCGTCTGTGTATGGTCTGTGACCTGAAACTGTCGCGTGCTGGCCGCGTGACCGGCTTCGAGTTCTACCCTTCTGTCATGCACTCCAAAGCACGCCTGACTTATGATCAGGTGGCCAAGTACTTTGAAGGCGACAGTGATGCGATTATAGAAGATCGTGCAGTCCGTAAATCCCTGAATACCCTGTTCCAGCTATATCAGGTACTGAAGGGTCTACGCGCTGATCGTCATGCTATGGAATTCGAAACTGTTGAAACTTATATGACTTTCGACGAGTTAGGCGGTATTAAGGAGATTCTGCCACGTACCCGTAATGATGCACACAAGTTGATTGAAGAATGTATGTTACTGGCCAACGTGGCTGCGGCAGAATATGCTCTGGAAAATGACATTCCAATGCTGTACCGCGTGCATCAGCCACCTGAATTCTCACGTATCCAGAAAGTCCGTGACTTCGTAAAACAGTTGGGTCTGACCTTCCCGGAACAGCCGACTCAGAAAGATTATCAGGAAGTCATTGAAGCAACCAAAGACCGGATCGATGCGCCAAGCATTCACGCGGTACTATTACGCTCCATGATGCAGGCTTACTATGGTGCAAAGAATGACGGTCACTATGGTCTGGCTTATGATGCTTATACGCACTTTACTTCGCCAATCCGTCGTTATCCGGATCTGTTGTTGCACCGTGCGATCAAGGCTCACTTAAGCAAAAAACCATATCCGATTTCTGGTGCTTCACTGGATGATGCCGGTGATCACTTCTCGGCAACTGAACGTCGTGCTGATGAAGCTTCTCGTTCAGTGACTGGTTGGCTCAAAGCACACTATATGCAACAGCATATTGGAGATGAATTTGTCGGCCTTATTAGTGCCACAGCCGAGTTTGGTCTATTCGTGACATTAAAAGATCTGTATGTCGATGGTATGGTACATGTCAGCCAGCTCGGTGATGACTTCTTTGTCTTTGACCAAACCACACAATCGCTGGTCGGTCAGAGCCGTGGCCAGATCTTTGGTTTAGGTGATGAAGTGAAGGTCAAAGTGGCTGGCGTGAATCTGGAAGAACGCAAGATCGACTTTGAACTGATCCAGCAGCTTACCCACGCCGGTCGTCCGGTCCGTGCCCGTGCCCCACGTGTGGCAGAGAAAAAACCTGCGCCACGTCCAGAAGCCACTGAAGAAGTCTTTGGCAAGCATGAACGCGAATCCAAAGGCAATGGCGGTGCAGATGGAGAACAACCCAGACGACGCAAAAAAGACAAAGGAAAACCCAATTCCTACAGCAAAAAGTCTGCTAAAAAATCTTCAGGAAAGTCTGAAGCAAAGAATGCAGATAAAATAAAGAAAAAGGCAAAAGCTAAAAAGAAAAAATCTAATGCCAAGCCTAAGAGTGAATAA
- a CDS encoding DpnI domain-containing protein, with amino-acid sequence MRLLKSEEEYAVYYLPTDFQSPELFVPRKPLSDQAKRAGWQGFLYDLSKVPQGAFIRIV; translated from the coding sequence ATCCGCCTTCTTAAATCAGAAGAAGAATATGCTGTTTATTATTTACCAACAGACTTTCAATCTCCTGAACTTTTTGTACCTCGTAAACCGTTATCTGACCAAGCGAAACGAGCAGGTTGGCAAGGGTTTCTATACGATTTATCCAAAGTTCCTCAAGGGGCTTTCATTCGAATCGTTTAA
- a CDS encoding succinate dehydrogenase assembly factor 2, which produces MTEDISLEERKVIYRARRGLKELDVYFDPYVKNHYLTADPAEKQMFADLVAQEDPDLLDWFMEVSEPPRPELREFINKLKHYVHG; this is translated from the coding sequence ATGACTGAAGACATCAGCCTGGAAGAGCGTAAAGTGATTTACCGCGCACGTCGTGGTTTAAAAGAGTTGGATGTATATTTTGATCCCTATGTCAAAAACCATTACCTGACGGCAGATCCAGCCGAGAAACAGATGTTCGCTGATCTGGTTGCACAGGAAGACCCTGACCTGCTGGACTGGTTTATGGAAGTTTCAGAACCACCACGCCCTGAATTACGTGAGTTTATTAACAAGCTTAAACACTACGTACATGGATAA
- a CDS encoding YheV family putative zinc ribbon protein: MKRRFIAGAKCPKCQAMDRVVMLTSGENEWIECIDCGYEENRPTHVDAPEIPAVPDEVGVIKFKPRESNKK, from the coding sequence ATTAAACGTCGTTTCATTGCAGGTGCAAAATGTCCAAAATGTCAGGCAATGGATCGGGTCGTGATGCTCACCTCTGGCGAGAATGAATGGATCGAGTGCATCGACTGCGGTTATGAGGAAAACCGTCCGACCCACGTTGATGCGCCTGAAATTCCTGCTGTACCTGATGAAGTAGGTGTGATTAAATTCAAGCCTAGAGAATCAAATAAAAAATAG
- a CDS encoding DpnI domain-containing protein encodes MASEKQVLGSWGENLVKDHCPCPKCKKTKTFKLLPQNFKCADLICDFCGFLAQVKSTRVKNVNILPKTILGAAWLPQKERMNAFIYFPVYLVPQIQIPSATHL; translated from the coding sequence ATGGCATCAGAAAAACAAGTTTTAGGCTCTTGGGGAGAAAATTTAGTCAAAGATCACTGTCCTTGTCCAAAGTGTAAAAAAACTAAAACGTTTAAATTACTTCCACAAAATTTTAAATGTGCTGATCTTATCTGTGACTTTTGTGGCTTTTTAGCTCAAGTTAAATCAACAAGAGTAAAAAATGTAAATATTTTACCTAAAACAATTTTAGGAGCAGCATGGCTTCCACAGAAAGAACGTATGAATGCTTTTATCTATTTTCCTGTTTATTTAGTTCCGCAGATTCAAATCCCAAGTGCGACACATTTGTAG
- the rrtA gene encoding rhombosortase, producing MQVSDYHFRDKIVFLAFFVSFCACLQVFQDQFIYWQDSLLEEFWRLWTGHWVHVGWIHYFLNMLAFICLPFIFPRVSVWNFIGILLCLPLLISLSFYFFLTDVEAYAGLSGVLHGAYAAVACVHLLYKKERGFATLVLFLIFAKLVWENTMGSASTAELIGSPVLVEAHLLGVIWGIVIANIYILANYWLDR from the coding sequence ATGCAGGTCAGTGATTATCACTTCCGAGACAAGATTGTCTTTCTGGCATTCTTTGTCTCTTTTTGTGCCTGTCTGCAGGTGTTTCAGGATCAGTTTATTTACTGGCAGGACAGTCTGCTGGAGGAATTCTGGCGCTTGTGGACCGGGCACTGGGTGCATGTTGGCTGGATTCATTATTTTTTGAATATGCTGGCTTTTATCTGCCTGCCTTTTATTTTTCCGCGCGTTTCGGTCTGGAACTTTATCGGGATCTTGCTCTGCCTGCCACTGCTCATTTCTTTAAGCTTTTATTTCTTCCTGACAGATGTTGAGGCCTATGCAGGGCTGTCTGGGGTATTACATGGCGCCTATGCTGCGGTCGCTTGCGTACACTTGCTTTATAAAAAGGAACGTGGTTTTGCAACACTGGTACTGTTTCTGATTTTCGCCAAGCTGGTCTGGGAAAATACCATGGGCAGTGCCAGCACGGCAGAGCTGATTGGTAGTCCGGTACTGGTCGAAGCCCATTTACTCGGGGTGATCTGGGGGATCGTCATCGCCAATATCTATATCCTGGCCAATTACTGGCTGGATCGATAA